One Candidatus Paceibacterota bacterium genomic window carries:
- a CDS encoding UDP-N-acetylmuramoyl-L-alanyl-D-glutamate--2,6-diaminopimelate ligase, with product MQNIVKNLKLKRRGIALLAGMHFYGNPSKKMKIAGVTGTNGKTTTATLLYKIAIGLGYKAGLISTVENIINGDVVLSEEGRPVPGTTPDPINLYKLLNKMSEKGCEYVFMEVSSHALDQKRVAGINFAGGIFTNLTHDHLDYHKNFENYFGAKKKFFKMLPLHAFALSNTDDEYGERMLEEIKTGKVSYGFKGGEDFHGEISKIDFSGSVLNFNGIEVSSKLLGKFNAYNLLSVWSASELLGFDMDKVKKILENIEPPRGRFEHFVSPNGVSVIVDYAHTPDALEKILMAIKEIKPKEGKVISIFGCGGDRDSTKRRIMGHIGATLSDIAIFTSDNPRSEDPDKIIEQMKECLSPELLEKVKTITNRHEAIKEAVRIAKVGDIILSAGKGHEDYQEIKGIKHHFDDMEELKKAFQ from the coding sequence ATGCAAAACATAGTTAAAAATCTAAAATTAAAGAGGCGGGGAATTGCATTATTGGCAGGGATGCATTTTTATGGCAATCCTTCTAAAAAAATGAAGATTGCTGGGGTAACGGGGACAAATGGCAAAACGACCACAGCTACCCTTCTTTATAAAATAGCGATAGGTCTTGGCTATAAAGCAGGTCTTATTAGTACTGTAGAAAATATAATAAATGGAGACGTGGTTCTTTCCGAAGAAGGCAGACCAGTACCGGGAACGACCCCTGACCCGATAAATTTATATAAATTATTAAATAAAATGTCAGAGAAAGGGTGCGAATATGTATTTATGGAAGTGAGTTCGCATGCGCTTGATCAAAAAAGAGTAGCAGGAATAAATTTTGCCGGAGGAATTTTTACCAATCTGACTCACGATCATTTAGATTATCATAAAAATTTTGAGAATTATTTTGGAGCAAAAAAGAAATTCTTTAAGATGCTTCCACTTCACGCTTTTGCCCTTTCTAATACTGACGATGAATACGGAGAGAGGATGCTTGAAGAAATAAAAACTGGGAAAGTATCTTATGGATTCAAAGGCGGAGAAGATTTTCACGGAGAAATTTCTAAAATAGATTTTTCCGGTTCGGTTTTGAATTTTAATGGAATAGAAGTTAGTTCAAAACTTCTTGGTAAGTTTAATGCTTACAACTTACTCTCAGTGTGGAGTGCGAGTGAACTCTTGGGTTTTGATATGGATAAAGTAAAAAAGATTTTAGAAAATATTGAGCCTCCCCGTGGACGTTTTGAGCATTTTGTGTCTCCGAATGGAGTTTCAGTAATTGTGGATTATGCGCATACGCCCGATGCTTTAGAGAAAATTTTGATGGCTATAAAAGAGATAAAACCAAAAGAGGGCAAGGTAATTTCTATATTTGGATGTGGAGGCGACAGAGATTCGACAAAAAGAAGAATCATGGGTCATATCGGGGCAACGCTTTCTGATATTGCAATTTTTACTTCTGACAATCCTAGAAGCGAAGATCCAGACAAAATCATTGAACAAATGAAAGAATGCTTATCTCCCGAACTTTTAGAAAAAGTAAAAACTATAACTAATCGACATGAAGCAATAAAGGAAGCAGTTAGAATTGCGAAAGTGGGTGACATTATACTTTCCGCCGGCAAAGGACACGAGGACTATCAAGAAATAAAAGGAATAAAACATCATTTTGATGATATGGAAGAGCTTAAGAAAGCATTTCAATAA
- a CDS encoding DUF1653 domain-containing protein has product MKNLEIGGIYEHYKGTKVRVLFEAVHSENQEHLVIYMHLEDGGIWARPKHMFLENIVLDGKEIERFKKIEQEILIKPK; this is encoded by the coding sequence ATGAAAAATTTAGAAATCGGAGGAATTTATGAACATTATAAGGGAACAAAAGTTAGGGTTCTCTTTGAGGCAGTGCACAGTGAGAATCAAGAACATTTAGTTATTTATATGCATTTAGAAGATGGAGGTATTTGGGCTCGGCCAAAGCATATGTTTTTAGAAAATATTGTATTGGACGGGAAGGAGATTGAAAGATTTAAAAAAATTGAACAAGAAATTTTAATAAAACCAAAATAA
- the secA gene encoding preprotein translocase subunit SecA, which yields MSLYSKIFGDESSKFIKDTEKIVSKINVLEADISVLTDDAFPKKTLEFKDKLNNSSNKAETLNEILPEAFALVREALRRVDNKRLFDVQLVGGLALHEGKIAEMKTGEGKTFVAVLPAYLNALTSEGVHIVTVNDYLSRIGAVLMGQVYNFLGLSVGVINSQNVSFLYDATHKEEDLERDSVGEFKIVYDFLKPCSRREAYEADVTYGTNHEYGFDYLRDNLATSVNDLVQRGHNFAIVDEVDSILIDEARTPLIISSASGDSEDFYIKFFNIAKQLKRDLDYEVDEKLKAISLSDAGITKAEQLLGIENIYTEKGIKYVHHLETAVKAQAIFERDKDYVVKEGEVIIVDPFTGRLQPGRRWSEGIHQAIEAKEGVKIEKETRSSGSITFQNYFRFYKKLSGMTGTAATSAEEFLKVYGLDVIVIPTNMPVIRIDHSDLIFQTEKGKFQAIARKVKELNSKGTPVLIGTISIEKNELLSVYLKQEGVQHTILNAKNHEKEGEIIAQAGRRGAVTIATNMAGRGIDIKLGGNPLVPGEYEFVKSVGGLFVLGTERHEARRIDNQLRGRAGRQGDPGETQFYVSLDDDLMRVFGSEKIKTMMGRFGISEDQPIENRFISKTLEGAQAKIEGFHFDARKNTLEYDDVMNHQRKIIYERRQKMLRADRTEIEALLYDIAMTRESFAKVLEEKRKKLGEEAFFETVRRIAFYVNDTLWMEHLEAMDYLRSSVNLRAYGQREPIVEYKKDGLAMFKEMEIAFKDQVSSLINNIKTDNIINIKAEESTPKQTLITSHEEPSEDAKSAQTDPVNNIGRNDPCPCGAINPATGEVYKWKKCGMINAPQHRKSLVN from the coding sequence ATGAGTTTATATAGTAAAATATTTGGAGACGAAAGCTCTAAATTCATAAAAGATACGGAAAAAATAGTGTCCAAAATCAATGTTTTAGAGGCGGATATTTCGGTCTTAACAGATGACGCTTTTCCTAAAAAAACTCTGGAATTCAAGGATAAATTAAACAATTCTAGTAATAAAGCAGAAACTTTAAACGAAATATTACCAGAAGCTTTTGCTCTCGTGAGGGAAGCGTTGAGAAGAGTAGATAATAAACGTCTTTTTGATGTTCAGCTTGTCGGAGGTTTGGCATTACATGAAGGTAAAATTGCTGAAATGAAAACGGGAGAAGGAAAAACTTTTGTTGCGGTTCTTCCTGCATATTTAAATGCGCTTACATCCGAGGGGGTGCACATTGTCACAGTCAATGATTATCTTTCTAGGATAGGCGCGGTATTGATGGGTCAAGTTTATAATTTTTTAGGATTAAGCGTCGGAGTTATTAATTCACAAAATGTTTCTTTTCTTTATGACGCCACGCACAAAGAAGAGGATTTAGAGAGAGACTCAGTCGGAGAATTTAAAATTGTTTATGATTTTTTGAAACCTTGTTCCCGCAGAGAGGCCTATGAGGCAGATGTAACTTATGGCACAAATCATGAATATGGTTTTGACTATTTACGAGATAATTTAGCTACGAGTGTAAATGATCTCGTGCAAAGAGGACACAATTTTGCCATTGTGGACGAGGTGGATTCTATTTTAATTGATGAAGCTCGCACCCCTCTTATTATTTCTTCTGCTTCTGGAGATTCTGAAGATTTTTATATAAAATTTTTTAACATTGCAAAACAACTCAAGCGCGATCTGGATTATGAGGTAGATGAGAAGCTAAAAGCGATATCTCTCTCTGATGCTGGTATAACAAAAGCTGAACAACTTTTAGGTATTGAAAATATTTACACAGAAAAGGGTATAAAATATGTGCATCATTTGGAAACTGCCGTAAAAGCGCAAGCTATTTTTGAACGCGACAAAGATTACGTCGTGAAGGAAGGGGAAGTTATCATCGTGGATCCTTTTACCGGGCGTCTTCAGCCGGGCAGGCGTTGGAGTGAAGGTATTCATCAAGCGATAGAAGCGAAAGAGGGAGTAAAAATTGAAAAAGAGACTCGATCATCCGGTTCTATTACTTTTCAAAATTATTTTAGATTTTATAAAAAACTTTCCGGTATGACCGGAACAGCAGCCACTTCCGCAGAAGAATTTTTAAAAGTTTATGGGCTTGATGTTATTGTAATCCCGACCAATATGCCCGTCATTCGTATCGATCATAGTGATTTAATTTTTCAAACAGAAAAAGGAAAATTTCAAGCTATCGCCAGGAAAGTAAAAGAATTGAATTCAAAAGGAACTCCGGTTTTGATCGGCACCATCTCTATTGAAAAAAATGAACTTCTTTCCGTGTATCTCAAACAAGAAGGCGTGCAACATACGATATTAAATGCCAAAAATCATGAAAAAGAAGGTGAAATAATTGCGCAAGCGGGACGTCGGGGGGCAGTAACCATCGCTACAAATATGGCTGGACGCGGAATAGACATAAAACTCGGAGGCAATCCTTTGGTTCCCGGAGAATATGAATTTGTTAAAAGTGTTGGAGGACTTTTCGTTTTAGGCACAGAGAGGCATGAAGCAAGGAGAATCGATAACCAGCTACGAGGACGAGCTGGAAGGCAGGGCGATCCGGGAGAAACGCAGTTTTACGTTTCATTGGATGACGACTTGATGCGAGTGTTTGGTTCGGAAAAAATAAAAACAATGATGGGACGTTTTGGCATCTCCGAAGATCAGCCTATAGAAAATCGTTTTATCAGTAAAACCTTGGAAGGAGCTCAGGCAAAAATTGAAGGTTTTCATTTTGATGCCAGAAAAAACACCCTTGAATATGATGATGTGATGAATCATCAACGCAAAATAATTTACGAAAGAAGGCAAAAAATGTTGCGAGCGGATAGGACAGAAATTGAAGCTTTGCTTTATGATATTGCGATGACCAGGGAAAGCTTTGCTAAAGTTTTAGAGGAGAAAAGAAAAAAACTTGGTGAGGAGGCGTTTTTTGAAACTGTCAGAAGGATTGCTTTTTATGTAAATGACACGCTTTGGATGGAGCATTTGGAAGCGATGGATTATTTGCGTTCGTCGGTAAATTTGCGGGCTTACGGGCAGCGAGAGCCTATCGTGGAATATAAAAAAGACGGTCTTGCTATGTTTAAGGAAATGGAAATAGCTTTTAAGGATCAAGTTTCCTCGCTTATAAATAATATAAAAACCGATAATATTATAAATATAAAAGCTGAAGAAAGTACCCCGAAACAAACTTTAATCACGAGTCATGAAGAGCCGAGCGAAGATGCCAAAAGCGCCCAAACTGATCCAGTGAACAACATTGGTCGGAACGATCCGTGTCCTTGCGGAGCTATCAACCCGGCTACAGGTGAAGTATATAAATGGAAAAAGTGCGGAATGATCAATGCACCTCAGCACAGAAAATCGTTAGTTAATTAA